The following coding sequences lie in one Fusarium poae strain DAOMC 252244 chromosome 1, whole genome shotgun sequence genomic window:
- a CDS encoding hypothetical protein (TransMembrane:6 (i24-44o50-68i89-111o131-150i171-188o194-214i)), giving the protein MAQTASPMHSKLDKKPLLRHNEDVRCLVSTALFFTVFLITWHNFSSPTDGGWLSFSLWLSLFQLSFMGSVTTHNAIHLPVFWSKNWNKFYQVCLSLQYGGAVSIFIPGHNLSHHKYPQQARDVMRTTKVRYSWNLLNGLLFFWHVVLSGNKDGKLYFEAQARLNRPIARQRRIEEFAVWGTTGLLILIDWRRWIWFALLPQFYAKYCILSLNFLQHDGCDMTSKYNFARNFTGKTINYLCFNNGYHTVHHLYPGLHWSVLPEKHQELISPHVAPSLEDPNILLYMWRNFIYPGLRVDYKGKPLIITKEENEMPDEPWFYTESETFSETKEYLADGMQ; this is encoded by the exons ATGGCGCAAACCGCATCGCCCATGCATTCCAAACTCGACAAGAAACCCCTCCTGAGACACAATGAGGATGTTCGCTGTCTAGTCAGCACTGCGCTTTTCTTCACCGTCTTCTTGATCACTTGGCACAACTTCAGCTCCCCCACAGATGGTGGTTGGCTTTCTTTTTCCCTATGGCTTTCCCTGTTTCAGCTCTCCTTCATGGGCTCGGTCACGACCCATAATGCTATTCATCTGCCCGTCTTTTGGTCCAAGAACTGGAACAAGTTCTACCAGGTTTGCCTGTCTCTGCAGTATGGCGGCGCCGTGTCCATCTTTATTCCTGGACACAACTTGTCTCACCACAAGTATCCTCAACAAGCAAGAGACGTCA TGCGCACTACCAAGGTCCGATACAGCTGGAATCTCCTGAATGGTCTACTATTCTTCTGGCATGTCGTCCTTTCGGGAAACAAGGATGGGAAACTGTACTTTGAAGCCCAGGCCCGTCTCAATCGACCCATCGCAAGACAGCGTCGGATTGAAGAGTTTGCTGTCTGGGGCACTACCGGccttctcatcctcatcgaCTGGCGACGATGGATCTGGTTTGCTCTGTTGCCTCAGTTCTACGCAAAGTACTGCATCCTTTCTCTCAACTTTCTTCAGCACGACGGATGCGACATGACGTCCAAGTACAACTTTGCGCGCAACTTTACCGGCAAGACGATCAATTACTTGTGCTTCAACAATGGTTACCACACAGTGCATCATTTGTACCCTGGACTACACTGGTCAGTCCTGCCCGAGAAGCATCAGGAGCTCATCTCGCCACACGTGGCCCCAAGCCTGGAGGACCCCAACATTCTGCTGTACATGTGGCGCAACTTTATTTACCCCGGCCTTCGCGTTGACTACAAGGGTAAGCCCCTAATAATCACCAAGGAGGAAAATGAGATGCCGGATGAACCGTGGTTCTATACTGAATCGGAAACATTTTCCGAAACGAAGGAATACCTGGCAGACGGTATGCAATGA
- a CDS encoding hypothetical protein (MEROPS:MER0001269~TransMembrane:1 (i26-44o)) — MSGMSNHKPQATPPQHSSRDTSTWSWWYLGLGVAALVAIVPALSSSSEALCPQAPIQNTQLQDRMTTEIAKNLSSDWFREQSIKRMTGAIQIRTVAYDDMGHVGQDPRWEVFDEFENYLQTTFPKVYGKLKLDKVNSHGLLYTWTGSDTTLKPTVLMAHQDVVPVPETTVSQWDYAPFSGEFDGSSIWGRGALDCKNTLIASLEAIEALIDAGFKPRRTIILSFGFDEEISGHHGAAFLASFLLQRYGENGVSLIIDEGAPILPIWGTHFAIPGVSEKGYVDVEIVVRTKGGHSSMPPLHTSAGIAAELVSCIEKTPYPPQLYQDNPLLDFLWCGAEHAPGFMIGLKYLLPRRGRSGILETIKRLSFPKLVSRVNKMAGYLISTTQAVDVIHGGVKVNALPERTTVLINHRVNIGETSDLIRHKITKLAGVIAKRHNLTLHAFDDSEEKESSIFVRFMGSVLEPAPVTPTHVSDEEKDTPWSVLSGTTRALYGKQSEKGLIVRAIRSE; from the exons ATGAGCGGGATGTCAAACCACAAGCCCCAAGCTACCCCACCACAACATTCCAGCCGCGACACCTCAACATGGTCGTGGTGGTATCTAGGTCTTGGAGTCGCAGCACTCGTCGCCATCGTCCCCGCTTTAAGCTCCAGCTCAGAAGCGCTATGTCCTCAAGCACCTATTCAGAATACCCAACTGCAAGATAGGATGACAACGGAGATAGCCAAGAATTTAAGCTCAGACTGGTTTCGAGAGCAGAGCATCAAACGAATGACAGGTGCTATTCAAATCAGAACAGTCGCATACGACGATATGGGTCACGTCGGCCAAGACCCTCGTTGGGAAGTTTTTGACGAGTTTGAGAATTATCTGCAAACCACATTCCCCAAGGTGTATGGCAAACTCAAACTCGACAAGGTCAACAGTCACGGACTTCTTTACACGTGGACTGGTAGTGACACAACTCTAAAGCCAACGGTTTTGATGGCCCACCAAGACGTTGTACCGGTTCCTGAAACAACTGTATCACAATGGGATTATGCACCCTTCAGTGGAGAATTTGATGGTTCGTCCATTTGGGGTAGAGGTGCTCTAGACTGCAAAAATACGCTGATTGCATCTCTGGAAGCGATAGAGGCTCTGATAGATGCAGGGTTCAAACCGCGACGCACCATAATTCTCTCGTTTGGCTTTGACGAGGAGATCTCTGGTCACCACGGAGCCGCATTCCTGGCATCATTTCTTCTCCAACGTTATGGAGAAAATGGTGTATCGCTCATCATTGACGAAGGTGCTCCTATTCTACCTATCTGGGGCACTCATTTTGCTATTCCCGGAGTATCCGAAAAAGGCTACGTCGATGTTGAGATTGTGGTCCGTACCAAGGGTGGGCACAGTTCAATGCCGCCTTTACATACCAGCGCAGGTATAGCGGCCGAGTTGGTGAGCTGTATCGAGAAAACCCCGTATCCGCCTCAACTTTATCAAGACAACCCACTATTGGACTTTCTATGGTGCGGTGCAGAGCATGCTCCAGGTTTCATGATAGGACTCAAGTACCTTCTCCCTAGAAGAGGTCGGTCAGGTATACTAGAGACCATAAAGCGACTCTCATTCCCGAAACTTGTTTCTCGTGTTAATAAAATGGCTGGCTATCTTATCTCGACAACACAGGCAGTCGACGTGATACATGGTGGCGTAAAAGTCAACGCGCTGCCTGAACGGACAACTGTCTTGATCAATCACAGAGTCAATATTGGAGAAACATCAGACCTGATCCGACACAAAATTACCAAGCTAGCTGGTGTGATTGCGAAACGACATAACCTCACTTTACATGCATTTGATGATTCTGAAGAAAAAGAGTCGTCGATATTTGTTCGATTTATGGGCAGTGTGCTTGAGCCCGCACCCGTGACTCCTACTCACGTGAGCgatgaagaaaaagataCTCCGTGGTCCGTATTATCCGGCACGACGAGAGCTCTTTATGGAAAGCAA TCCGAGAAGGGTCTCATAGTCCGAGCCATCCGCTCGGAATAG